From one Perca flavescens isolate YP-PL-M2 chromosome 4, PFLA_1.0, whole genome shotgun sequence genomic stretch:
- the hipk1b gene encoding homeodomain-interacting protein kinase 1 isoform X3, which translates to MSSQLQVFSPPSISSSAFCRVKKLKVESNVWDVSTTEAYSSIAGQSAYTFTPAMAVAPFAPSLVFPSVAPGSRGQVVVRAADSTGSLPRGSSRRVAEQATSSSYAHTETSSETRGHRHGQKRKIEETNESSGSGCGSVQILEELSAPAATYSTRTGGGGGGTGQSIPHSAPTTKSSSSNGEGDYQLVQHEILCSVSCSYEVLEFLGRGTFGQVAKCWKRGTNEIVAIKILKNHPSYARQGQIEVGILNRLSAENADEYNFVRSYECFQHKGHTCLVFEMLEQNLYDFLKHSKFSPLPLRHIRPILQQVATALMKLKSLGLIHADLKPENIMLVDPLRQPYKVKVIDFGSASHVSKAVCSTYLQSRYYRAPEIILGLPFCEAIDMWSLGCVIAELFLGWPLYPGASEYDQIRYISQTQGLPAEYLLSAGTKTSRFFNRGPDSSYPLWRLKTPAEHEMEMGIKSKEARKYIFNCLDDMMQVNLSSHLEGTDMLAEKADRREFIDLLKRMLRLDADKRITPTKTLGHPFVTMSHLMDYPHSSHVKSCFQNMEICKRRTSYDSGKSLYSTNAVPSAAAGNLTVTFSSQLNQHNQVPSAGGTMPLLNYQPALYQQATINIPGLAQQSVPIPTRPAGLCSQTEPFQQTLIVCPPSTIQGLQPSSKSSSFPVRMENSVPIVPQNQSAQSLQIQPSMLTQQAWPTGTQQILIPSSWQQVPGVAIHSSAHQSNVTESPLETLHANASTQQGHSWRGTTQARTQQERKKVKARRGENRNRGISTASLLGSSGVTPPSATLSQPIVISDTPSPAVSIITIHSDTDTEDERKFHPSSVGLSQRTNVISCVTVHDSDSSTASPLTPLPRTLNPASTMSSRQAKSLAVVAPSIKPQGSERGAVSRGRLDTVNYMKPKRSSNRQPCSSGMSMERHGLVPSQSHPLNLSQVQPVVSSSQERSHSDSSLRRQPTFPPAVSSHYNFPEVSALASASAPGPSLYAYPASTALSSASQAMEQLLGRSLASHGHSPSAYAATYTSSSASRRDSASRKDSVSSLLHGLPAAYQHQFATGSPYISVTPRAEAYSAYQLSPRRLTQYPYL; encoded by the exons ATGAGCTCTCAGCTGCAggtcttctctcctccctccatctcctccaGTGCCTTTTGCCGCGTTAAGAAGCTGAAGGTGGAGAGCAATGTTTGGGACGTGTCCACCACTGAAGCTTACAGCTCCATAGCAGGCCAGTCGGCATACACCTTTACCCCGGCCATGGCTGTGGCACCCTTTGCACCATCCCTGGTCTTCCCGTCTGTAGCACCTGGCTCCAGAGGTCAAGTGGTTGTGCGGGCAGCTGATAGCACTGGAAGCCTCCCCCGTGGATCCAGCCGGCGTGTGGCAGAGCAGGCGACGTCTTCATCTTATGCTCATACTGAGACGTCCTCTGAAACAAGGGGGCACAGGCACGGGCAGAAAAGAAAGATTGAGGAGACCAATGAAAGCAGTGGGAGTGGATGTGGCAGTGTCCAAATATTGGAGGAGCTCTCAGCCCCTGCAGCAACTTACTCCACACGTAcgggtggtggtggaggaggcaCAGGCCAGTCCATACCCCACTCAGCTCCAACCACAAAGAGCAGCAGCTCCAATGGTGAAGGGGATTATCAGCTAGTGCAGCACGAGATCCTCTGCTCTGTGTCCTGCAGCTATGAAGTGCTGGAATTTTTAGGAAGAGGCACGTTTGGACAGGTGGCAAAGTGCTGGAAGAGGGGCACCAATGAGATTGTGGCCATCAAAATCCTAAAAAACCATCCTTCTTATGCTCGTCAGGGCCAAATCGAG GTGGGTATCCTGAACCGGCTGAGCGCAGAGAACGCGGATGAGTACAATTTTGTGCGTTCATACGAATGCTTCCAACACAAGGGTCACACCTGCCTGGTGTTTGAAATGCTGGAGCAGAACCTCTATGACTTTCTTAAGCACAGCAAGTTCAGCCCACTCCCCCTACGGCACATCAGACCCATCCTACAGCAG GTGGCTACAGCGCTGATGAAACTGAAAAGCCTTGGTCTGATTCATGCAGACCTGAAGCCAGAGAACATCATGCTGGTCGACCCTCTTAGACAGCCCTACAAGGTGAAGGTCATTGACTTTGGCTCAGCAAGTCATGTGTCCAAAGCTGTCTGCTCAACCTACTTACAGTCTCGCTACTACAG GGCTCCAGAGATCATTTTGGGTTTGCCATTCTGTGAGGCCATTGACATGTGGTCTTTAGGCTGTGTGATTGCGGAGTTGTTTCTGGGTTGGCCTCTCTACCCTGGAGCCTCGGAGTACGACCAG atcCGTTACATTTCTCAGACTCAAGGCCTGCCTGCGGAGTACTTGCTGAGCGCCGGCACTAAAACCAGTCGCTTCTTCAATCGAGGACCTGACTCTAGCTACCCACTCTGGAGGCTAAAG ACCCCAGCAGAGCATGAAATGGAGATGGGCATCAAGTCCAAGGAGGCCAGAAAGTATATCTTCAACTGTCTGGATGACATGATGCAG GTCAACCTGTCCTCTCATTTGGAGGGGACGGACATGCTGGCTGAGAAAGCTGATAGACGAGAGTTTATAGACCTCCTGAAGCGGATGCTCCGTCTGGATGCCGACAAAAGGATCACTCCTACAAAAACTCTAGGTCACCCCTTTGTCACAATGAGCCACCTCATGGATTATCCCCACAGCTCACA TGTGAAGTCCTGCTTCCAGAACATGGAGATCTGTAAGCGTCGGACCTCGTATGATAGTGGCAAATCCCTGTACTCCACCAATGCGGTCCCCAGCGCTGCAGCGGGCAACCTCACTGTTACCTTCAGTAGCCAGCTCAACCAGCATAATCAG GTGCCTTCTGCGGGGGGAACGATGCCTTTGCTGAACTACCAGCCAGCTCTATACCAGCAGGCGACCATTAACATTCCCGGGCTTGCTCAACAGAGTGTCCCGATTCCAACGCGTCCTGCTGGGCTGTGTAGCCAGACAGAACCCTTCCAGCAAACTCTCATCGTCTGCCCACCCTCTACTATTCAAG GGCTACAGCCATCCAGTAAGAGTTCCAGTTTCCCTGTGAGGATGGAGAACTCTGTACCTATAGTACCTCAGAACCAGTCTGCTCAGTCATTGCAGATCCAGCCAAGTATGCTCACACAG CAGGCCTGGCCCACTGGCACCCAACAGATCCTCATACCATCATCATGGCAGCAGGTCCCAGGTGTTGCCATTCACAGCTCTGCCCACCAGTCAAATGTAACAGAATCACCCCTGGAAACGCTTCACGCCAATGCTTCCACACAGCAGGGACACAGCTGGAG GGGCACAACTCAAGCCAGGACCCAGCAGGAGAGGAAGAAGGTGAAAGCCAGACGTGGAGAGAACCGAAACAG GGGTATATCCACTGCATCACTACTCGGCAGCAGCGGCGTGACCCCACCCAGCGCTACGTTGTCTCAGCCAATCGTCATCTCCGACACACCCAGCCCGGCGGTCAGCATCATCACTATTCAtagtgacacagacacagaggatgAGCGCAAATTCCATCCCTCCAG CGTTGGTCTGAGCCAGCGCACTAacgtcatcagctgtgtgacgGTGCACGACTCGGACTCCTCTACAGCCAGCCCCCTGACTCCTCTGCCCCGCACACTTAACCCAGCTAGCACCATGTCATCACGCCAGGCCAAGTCTCTGGCAGTGGTGGCCCCTTCAATTAAACCCCAGGGCTCTGAGAGAGGAGCCGTTTCACGCGGCCGCCTGGACACCG TGAACTACATGAAGCCTAAGAGATCATCCAACCGACAGCCCTGCAGCTCCGGGATGAGCATGGAGCGTCACGGGCTTGTGCCAAGCCAGTCCCACCCCTTAAACCTCAGCCAG gttCAGCCTGTGGTTTCTTCATCTCAGGAGCGTTCCCACAGTGACTCGTCTTTGCGTCGCCAGCCGACATTCCCTCCGGCCGTCTCCTCTCACTACAACTTCCCCGAGGTGTCAGCCCTGGCCTCGGCCTCGGCCCCCGGCCCCAGCCTGTACGCCTACCCGGCCTCCACCGCCCTCTCCTCAGCTTCTCAGGCCATGGAGCAGCTGCTAGGCCGTAGTCTCGCCAGCCACGGACACTCCCCCTCCGCCTATGCAGCAACGTACACCTCATCGTCGGCCTCCAGGAGAGACTCGGCCAGTCGTAAGGATTCTGTCAGTAGTCTGCTGCATGGCCTCCCCGCAGCCTACCAGCATCAGTTTGCCACTGGTTCTCCCTACATTAGCGTGACACCCCGGGCCGAGGCTTACAGTGCCTACCAGCTAAGCCCCAGGCGCCTCACACAGTACCCGTACCTATAG